In Phycisphaerales bacterium, the genomic window CGCGACACACCACCGGCGGCGTGGTCAACGTCGGCCAGGCCGTACTCGATCTCGAGAAGCAGGTCGGCGCCCGCGTACTGGCGGGCACCGATCTGATCCGCATGAGCGTGAGCTGGCGCGACCGCCAGGAGGTCGCCACGCTGGCCGAGGTGGTGAATGCAGCGTATCTGCAGGATCTCCGGCGGCGCGGTTCGCGTTCGACCACCGAGCGTCGTGAAGCAATCGAGCAGGCCATTCTGGGCCTGGAGACCGATTTCGATCAATCCGATCGCCGCCGCAACGAGATCGTCAGCTCGCGCAAGATGGACGTCCTGGACATCAATCAGAGCCAGGAGCGAGCGGAGATGATGATCGTGCTGGGGTCCATGCAGGAGCTTGGGCTCCAGTTGGAGGCCCTGCTGGCCCAGAAGGCCGAGATGGAGGCCCAGCTGCGCAACCCGGGCGGCCTTCAGTTCAACGACACCCTGCGGGCTCAGGTGGAGCTCCAGCCGCTGATCCAGAACCTTCGATCCCAGGTCGTGTTCCTGCAAGCCCAGCGCGCTACCGAGCGCGAGCGATTGGCCGAAGACAACCCGGTGATCCGCCGCATCGACGACCAAATCGCCGCTCTGGAACGCAGCCTCGACCAGCAGCGTCAGGAATTGATGGAAGAGCTCTTCCAGACCCAGCTCGATCAACTCCGGCTGGGCGAGCAGCAGCTGCGCGCCCAGATGGCTCGCTTGGTCGAGCGTCGCACCGACCTGGGCGTACGGCTCCAGGAATTGGTGTATGCGGAGACCGAACTGAGCGATATCGAACGCCGCATGGAGCAGATCCTGGAACTCCAGCAGGAGTTCGAGACAGACCTGCGCATGCTGGATGCGACAAGCCAGATGACCACGGCGTCGCGCGTCGACGTCATCCAGTCGCCGCGCGTGCCGACGCAGATGGCCTTCCCGAAGATCTACATTCTGGTGCCGGCCGGCATGATCGTCGTCGTGGGCCTGGTGGCCGGTGGCGCGTACCTGCTGGAGATGGTCGACCAGCGGGTCAAGAGCCCGGCCGACATCGCGGCCTTGCCGAGCGTTCGCATCCTTGGGATGGTGCCGCACGTGACCGAAGACCCGGCCCGCATCGATACGCCCGAACGCGTGTTCGCCGAGCAGCCGCTGACGGCCATGAGCGAGAGCTATCGCCAGGTTCGCGGTGCACTGCTCAAGCGCATGCGAGCCGGCGGTCACAAGTCGCTGCTGGTGGTGCCGGCGATGCCCGGTTCGGGTGCGACCACGGTCGTCAGCAATCTGGCAGAGTCGCTTGCGGCGGCGGACAACCGCGTGATCGTGATCGATACCAACATCCGCCGACCGCGCTTGCACGAGGTCTTTGGCCTGCCCATGGGGCCGGGCGTGGGCGAGGTGCTCGCCGGAGCAGCCCTGAGTGACGTGGCCCAGCAGACCGGCAACCCGAACCTTCGGGTGATCACGTGCGGTGAGCCCGGCAATCGCCAACTCGAGGCGCTGGCCACTGGAGCGATCGTCAAGCTCATCAAGCAAGCGACCGCCGAGGCGGACTTCGTGATCCTGGATGTCTCTCCGGCGACGGTTTCGGGCGATGCCCAGGCGCTTGCGCAGGTCGTGGATGCCACCATGCTGGTTGCCAAGGCGTTTGGGGAGACCCGCGGCCAGATCGGCCGTCTGTCACGGGAACTCGATGAACAGCCCGCCCGCTATCTTGGCGTGCTGGTCAACGCGGCACGCAACGCGAGCGGTGGATACCTTCGAGGGAACCTCCGCGCCGGGCACAGCTACACGGCCAAGGCGAAGACGCCCGCCAAGAGCTGAGCCGGTTCGTACCGGCCGGCCCGGGCCAGAGGTTCAGGAGAGATTCGCCGTTGCGTGACGACGCCGCCAACCCGACGGGAGCCGCTCGCCGGGTGCTTGTCACCGGCGGGGCCGGGTTCATTGGTTCGCACATCGTTGAGCTTCTGCTGGCGCGTGGCGACGACGTTGTCGTCGTCGACAACCTGTCCACTGGCGTTCGTGCCAACCTTCCCGAGCCACACGGACGATTGCGGTTCGTCCAAGCCGATCTGCGCGAGTGGTTGCTCGATCAGTCGACCGAGGGGGCGCAATTCCAAGAAATCTACCACATGGCCGCGGCCGTGGGCGTGGAACTCATCATCGAGGATCCCATCGGCAGCATCGAGACCAATACCGAACAGACCAGCGCTCTGCTTCGATACGCTTCGGCTATGCCCAGCCGGCCCGCGGTCTTGGTGGCCAGCAGTTCCGAGGTGTACGGCAAGAGCGATCGCGTGCCATTCCGAGAAGACGATGACGTGGTGTATGGGCCGACGACCGCAACGCGATGGTCGTACGCGTGCTCGAAGGCACTCGACGAGTACTTGGCGCTGGCGCATCACCGGGCGCACGGGCTTGGCGTTGTCGTGGTCCGCCTGTTCAACACCGTGGGGCCACGCCAGGTTGGTCGTTATGGGATGGTCTTGCCCAGATTCGTTGCCGCCGCGCTGGCCAATGAGCCCCTGCGCGTGTTTGGCGACGGCGAACAGGTCCGGTGCTTCTGCGACGTCCGAGACGTCTCTCGCGCCCTGGTCGATCTGCTGGGCTCGCCGTCGGCTCGCGGAAGCATCTTTAACGTCGGCAGCGAATC contains:
- a CDS encoding NAD-dependent epimerase/dehydratase family protein, whose product is MRDDAANPTGAARRVLVTGGAGFIGSHIVELLLARGDDVVVVDNLSTGVRANLPEPHGRLRFVQADLREWLLDQSTEGAQFQEIYHMAAAVGVELIIEDPIGSIETNTEQTSALLRYASAMPSRPAVLVASSSEVYGKSDRVPFREDDDVVYGPTTATRWSYACSKALDEYLALAHHRAHGLGVVVVRLFNTVGPRQVGRYGMVLPRFVAAALANEPLRVFGDGEQVRCFCDVRDVSRALVDLLGSPSARGSIFNVGSESAISIHDLARTVVEILGSQSTIVRVPYDEAYGPGFEDLQRRVPDLTRLRAAIAFEPEHDLADTIRAVAEAMGPAGVSP